A single region of the Paramicrobacterium fandaimingii genome encodes:
- a CDS encoding glutaredoxin family protein, which yields MTHSVTLIGKPECHLCDDARGVIQRVLAQLQATASVTFDEKSILDDDVLYQQYWEQIPVVLIDGEQHTYWRVDEKRLTAALTADDV from the coding sequence ATGACCCATTCAGTCACGTTGATCGGCAAGCCGGAATGTCACCTCTGCGACGACGCACGCGGCGTGATCCAGCGCGTGCTCGCACAGCTGCAGGCGACAGCATCCGTCACTTTTGACGAAAAGTCGATTCTCGACGATGACGTGCTCTATCAGCAGTACTGGGAGCAGATTCCCGTTGTGCTGATCGACGGGGAACAGCACACCTATTGGCGTGTTGACGAGAAGCGCCTGACCGCGGCGCTCACCGCAGACGACGTCTGA
- a CDS encoding potassium transporter TrkG: MARRRRASASPLSRTALGRMREALNDFTTRSPSRFAILVFGSLIVLFTFLFSLPAASASRTWTPLADAFFTAMSTICVTGLSTVNMATHWSFFGDILVVLGVQIGAVGVLTLASILGMVISRRLGLRAKLVAASDSNPMRVHHGPVAEGQAVRLGDIGSLLLTVVVSLLVIEAGLAILLFIRMILDGFAAGEAALNSVYYSAMAFTNTGFTPNELGLDRFSNDLWFLGILLIGVFLGSIGFPVIFALKRHITRPRQWSLHVKLTLATTIILLIVGAAGIVALEFNNPKTFGTMNAGDTVFQSIFLSMMARSGGFSTIDISQLNGSSHLVLDMLMFVGGGSASTAGGIKVTTLAVLVLAAFAEARGRQEISAFGRRIPSDVIRVAISVFFWAATIVALSSILLMQITKEPFDRVLFDVISGFGTVGLSTGLTGELPDAGKYVLALTMFMGRVGTVTLAAAVASTSNGRLYRHPEERPIVG, translated from the coding sequence ATGGCACGCAGGCGCCGCGCTTCTGCGTCACCGCTTTCCCGCACCGCGCTCGGTCGCATGCGGGAGGCGCTGAACGACTTCACAACGCGATCCCCCTCCCGATTCGCCATTCTGGTGTTCGGTTCTCTCATCGTGCTGTTCACGTTTCTCTTCAGCCTGCCCGCCGCCTCGGCGAGCCGCACGTGGACTCCCCTCGCCGACGCGTTCTTCACCGCGATGTCGACGATTTGCGTGACCGGTCTGTCGACAGTGAACATGGCGACCCACTGGTCGTTCTTCGGAGACATCCTCGTCGTTCTCGGCGTGCAGATCGGCGCCGTCGGAGTCCTGACCCTCGCCTCAATTCTCGGAATGGTGATCTCTAGGCGACTCGGCCTGCGCGCAAAGCTTGTTGCCGCATCAGACAGCAATCCCATGCGCGTTCACCACGGCCCCGTGGCCGAGGGCCAAGCCGTGCGGCTCGGTGATATCGGCAGCCTTCTCCTCACCGTCGTCGTCAGCCTTCTCGTCATCGAAGCGGGCCTCGCCATACTGCTCTTTATACGAATGATCCTCGATGGCTTCGCCGCAGGCGAGGCAGCATTGAACAGCGTTTACTACTCGGCGATGGCGTTCACAAACACGGGCTTCACACCCAATGAGCTTGGGCTTGATCGCTTCAGCAACGACCTGTGGTTTCTCGGGATCCTCCTCATCGGAGTGTTTCTCGGCTCAATCGGCTTTCCCGTTATCTTCGCCCTGAAACGCCACATCACCCGCCCGAGACAGTGGTCTCTGCACGTCAAGCTCACACTCGCCACCACCATCATTCTCCTCATTGTCGGCGCCGCCGGAATCGTCGCTCTCGAGTTCAACAATCCCAAGACCTTCGGCACGATGAATGCGGGCGACACTGTCTTTCAGTCGATCTTTCTCTCGATGATGGCTCGATCAGGCGGTTTCTCCACCATCGACATCTCGCAGCTCAATGGGTCGAGCCACCTCGTGCTCGACATGCTCATGTTCGTCGGTGGCGGCTCCGCCTCGACGGCCGGCGGCATCAAGGTGACGACACTAGCGGTGCTCGTTCTCGCCGCCTTTGCCGAGGCGCGCGGTCGCCAGGAGATCTCAGCTTTCGGCCGCCGCATACCCAGCGACGTGATCCGCGTCGCCATCTCGGTGTTCTTCTGGGCTGCAACGATCGTCGCCCTGTCAAGCATCCTGCTCATGCAGATCACCAAAGAGCCCTTCGATCGGGTTTTGTTTGATGTGATTTCTGGGTTTGGCACCGTCGGACTCTCGACGGGTCTGACCGGAGAGCTTCCGGATGCAGGAAAATACGTGCTCGCCCTGACGATGTTCATGGGGCGCGTTGGTACAGTGACCTTGGCTGCGGCCGTCGCCTCAACAAGCAACGGCCGCCTGTACCGTCACCCAGAAGAGAGGCCAATCGTTGGTTGA
- a CDS encoding ABC transporter ATP-binding protein: MKSTQASSGTPIISVSDLRMNYGDKVVLDGLQLDIHEDEIVAMLGPNGAGKSTTIEILEGFRTPSSGNVSVLGSDPARGGDGWRSQIGMVLQASTDHGKWRPRQLLTHLADFYRPYVDPWAPDELLDMVGLQEQANQKLQTLSGGQRRRLDVALAIIGKPSLLFLDEPTTGFDPRARRDFHDLIHRLSDLEEITIMLTTHDLAEAEALASRIVILAGGRIIADGTPFELTSAVSRNAEISWRGNGQQQLHVAEDSTQFVRELLAHDDSVTDLQIRRATLEDAYLSLVEEFEAGGEIEATHFEEVGR; this comes from the coding sequence GTGAAGTCAACGCAAGCGTCATCGGGCACGCCGATTATTTCTGTATCCGATCTGCGAATGAACTATGGAGACAAGGTCGTGCTCGACGGTCTTCAGCTCGACATTCACGAGGATGAGATCGTGGCGATGCTGGGGCCAAATGGTGCGGGCAAGAGCACGACAATCGAGATTCTTGAAGGATTTCGCACGCCGTCATCGGGAAACGTCTCCGTGCTCGGAAGCGATCCTGCGCGCGGCGGCGATGGGTGGCGGTCGCAGATCGGCATGGTGCTTCAGGCGTCGACGGATCACGGAAAGTGGCGCCCGCGCCAGCTGCTCACGCATCTGGCAGATTTTTATCGACCGTATGTCGATCCATGGGCGCCAGACGAGTTGCTTGACATGGTCGGCCTTCAGGAACAGGCGAATCAGAAGCTGCAGACGCTCTCGGGAGGGCAACGTCGTCGTCTCGATGTTGCGCTCGCGATCATCGGGAAGCCGTCTCTGCTGTTTCTCGACGAACCGACGACCGGGTTCGATCCGCGTGCGAGGCGAGATTTTCACGATCTGATTCACCGGCTGAGCGATTTGGAGGAGATCACGATCATGTTGACGACACACGACCTGGCTGAGGCAGAAGCACTGGCCAGTCGCATCGTGATTCTTGCAGGCGGGCGCATCATCGCTGATGGCACTCCGTTCGAGCTGACGAGCGCTGTCTCTCGCAATGCCGAGATCAGCTGGCGCGGCAATGGGCAACAGCAGCTTCACGTTGCTGAAGACTCGACGCAGTTTGTGCGTGAGCTCTTGGCACATGATGACAGCGTGACCGATCTGCAGATTCGGCGAGCGACGCTTGAAGATGCCTACCTGTCGCTCGTTGAAGAGTTTGAAGCTGGCGGCGAGATCGAGGCGACACATTTCGAGGAGGTCGGACGATGA
- a CDS encoding potassium channel family protein yields MVDRIKHDAPVLIIGLGRFGAACAGELDRLDREVLALDGDEGLVQKWSDRITHTVQADARNIEALKQIGAGDFSVAVVAVGSSIEASVLITANLVDLKIPQIWAKAVSQSHGKILTRVGANHVIYPEAEAGERVAHLVNGRMLDFIQFDDDFALVKMYPPKPIRGKNLTESGVRTKHHVTVVGVKSPGKPFTYATADTVVTDHDLIIVSGSSGDIERFSSLG; encoded by the coding sequence TTGGTTGACCGCATCAAACACGACGCGCCAGTCCTCATCATCGGGCTCGGTCGCTTCGGTGCCGCCTGCGCTGGCGAACTCGACAGGCTCGATCGCGAGGTGCTTGCGCTCGATGGTGACGAGGGACTCGTGCAGAAATGGTCTGACCGCATCACCCACACCGTTCAGGCTGATGCCCGCAATATCGAGGCGCTCAAGCAGATCGGTGCCGGAGACTTCTCCGTTGCGGTGGTCGCTGTCGGATCGTCGATCGAGGCATCCGTGCTGATCACCGCGAACCTCGTCGACCTCAAAATTCCGCAGATCTGGGCCAAAGCCGTTTCGCAGTCCCACGGAAAGATCCTCACCCGCGTCGGCGCAAACCATGTGATCTACCCCGAGGCGGAGGCCGGTGAACGCGTTGCTCACCTTGTGAACGGACGGATGCTTGACTTTATCCAGTTCGACGACGACTTTGCGCTCGTGAAGATGTACCCGCCCAAGCCGATTCGCGGCAAGAACCTCACGGAGTCCGGCGTGCGCACCAAGCATCACGTCACCGTCGTCGGCGTGAAGTCACCAGGGAAGCCGTTCACCTATGCGACGGCCGACACGGTCGTCACCGACCACGATCTGATCATCGTGTCTGGATCGTCTGGCGACATCGAACGCTTCTCGTCGCTCGGCTGA
- a CDS encoding TlpA family protein disulfide reductase, which yields MTRSRQAGRMLSAAAAALATVLLVAGCSEDPLAEQYKEGSSKGYIAGDGSVMEIAESDRGKPVEFSGTTESGDTISSSDLVGDVVVVNFWYASCAPCRAEAPILDEVYDEHSDDGVAFVGVNLRDQPGTAASFNETYDVGYSSIIDVDTGTVKLAFADTVPPNSVPTTIVLDKQGRVSARILGAVPDTSILSTLVEDAVAEN from the coding sequence ATGACGCGATCACGACAGGCCGGGCGGATGCTGTCGGCTGCCGCCGCCGCGCTTGCCACCGTGCTTCTTGTCGCCGGCTGCTCCGAAGACCCCCTCGCCGAGCAGTACAAAGAGGGCAGCAGCAAGGGCTACATCGCGGGCGACGGCTCTGTGATGGAGATCGCCGAGTCCGACCGCGGCAAGCCTGTCGAGTTCTCGGGAACCACCGAATCCGGTGACACGATCTCGTCGAGTGACCTCGTCGGAGACGTCGTCGTCGTCAACTTCTGGTACGCCTCGTGCGCTCCGTGCCGTGCCGAAGCGCCCATTCTCGACGAGGTGTACGACGAGCACAGCGATGACGGCGTCGCGTTCGTCGGCGTGAACCTGCGCGACCAGCCGGGCACCGCGGCATCGTTCAACGAGACCTATGACGTTGGCTATTCGTCGATCATCGACGTCGACACGGGAACCGTGAAGCTCGCGTTCGCCGACACCGTGCCGCCCAACAGCGTGCCGACAACGATCGTCCTTGACAAGCAGGGGCGGGTCTCTGCCCGCATTCTCGGAGCCGTGCCCGACACATCGATTCTGTCGACGCTCGTCGAAGACGCCGTCGCGGAGAACTGA
- the aspS gene encoding aspartate--tRNA ligase: MLRTHNAGTLGLEQLDETVTLAGWVDRRRDHGGVAFIDLRDASGIAQVVIRDEEVAHPLRSEYVLQVTGTVNTRPEGNANENLSTGQIEVIADSVTVLGESAALPFQVSTALDGTETIGEEARLKHRYLDLRRPEPARALRLRSKANKAARDVLDELDFVEIETPTLTRSTPEGARDFVVPARLNPGSWYALPQSPQLFKQLLMVAGMERYYQIARCYRDEDFRADRQPEFTQLDVEMSFVDQEDVIAIGEKIVSAVWSLIGHTIPTPIPRMTYAEAMEKYGSDKPDLRFGLEITELTEYFAGTDFRVFQNPYVGAIVFPGGASTPRRGFDAWQEWARGRGAKGLAYVTIGDDGTLGGPVAKNLSDAERDGLADAVGAKAGDAIFFAAGSVRDSRALLGAARLEVGQAAGLIDESEWAFVWIVDAPMFEPAEDAVASGDVAVGSGRWTAVHHAFTSPKPEFLDTFDTDPESALSYAYDIVCNGNELGGGSIRIHQRDVQERVFALMGLDEEQARTKFGFLLDAFAFGAPPHGGIALGWDRIVALLTGSDSIREVIAFPKTGNGFDPLTQAPAPITAQQRKDAGVDAKPKERDAE, from the coding sequence GTGCTTCGCACTCACAACGCCGGAACCCTCGGGCTCGAGCAGCTGGACGAGACCGTCACTCTCGCCGGTTGGGTCGATCGTCGCCGCGATCACGGAGGAGTTGCCTTCATCGATTTGCGCGATGCGTCGGGCATCGCCCAGGTGGTCATCCGCGACGAGGAGGTAGCCCACCCCCTGCGGTCGGAGTACGTGCTGCAGGTGACGGGCACCGTGAACACGCGGCCAGAGGGCAACGCCAACGAGAACCTCTCGACGGGTCAGATCGAAGTGATCGCCGATTCAGTCACCGTGTTGGGCGAGTCGGCGGCGCTGCCGTTCCAGGTGTCGACAGCGCTCGACGGCACCGAGACGATCGGGGAGGAAGCGCGGCTGAAGCACCGCTACCTCGATCTGCGTCGTCCCGAGCCGGCGCGCGCGCTTCGGCTGCGCTCGAAGGCGAATAAAGCGGCGCGAGACGTGCTCGACGAGCTGGATTTCGTGGAGATCGAAACGCCGACGCTCACGCGCTCCACGCCAGAGGGCGCCCGAGACTTCGTTGTTCCTGCGCGCCTGAACCCCGGGTCGTGGTACGCACTCCCCCAGTCACCGCAGCTCTTCAAGCAGCTGCTCATGGTGGCGGGAATGGAGCGCTACTACCAGATCGCCCGTTGTTACCGCGACGAAGACTTCCGCGCTGACCGCCAGCCGGAGTTCACCCAGCTCGACGTCGAGATGAGCTTCGTCGACCAAGAAGACGTCATCGCCATCGGCGAGAAGATCGTCTCTGCGGTCTGGTCGCTCATCGGGCACACGATCCCGACGCCGATTCCGCGCATGACCTATGCCGAGGCCATGGAGAAATACGGCAGCGATAAGCCCGACCTGCGCTTCGGCCTCGAGATCACCGAGCTCACCGAGTACTTCGCCGGCACAGACTTCCGCGTGTTCCAGAACCCCTATGTCGGCGCAATCGTCTTCCCTGGCGGCGCTTCGACACCTCGCCGCGGGTTCGACGCTTGGCAGGAGTGGGCGCGCGGTCGTGGGGCAAAGGGCCTTGCCTATGTCACGATCGGCGACGACGGCACGCTCGGCGGACCCGTCGCCAAGAACCTCAGCGATGCTGAGCGGGACGGGCTCGCGGATGCTGTCGGTGCGAAGGCCGGAGATGCGATCTTCTTCGCCGCGGGTTCCGTCCGCGATTCGCGCGCGCTGCTCGGCGCCGCCCGCCTTGAGGTCGGTCAGGCCGCCGGGCTCATCGATGAAAGCGAATGGGCGTTCGTCTGGATCGTCGACGCTCCCATGTTCGAGCCGGCCGAAGACGCCGTCGCATCGGGAGACGTGGCGGTGGGAAGCGGACGCTGGACGGCCGTTCACCACGCATTCACATCGCCGAAGCCTGAGTTTCTCGACACCTTCGACACCGACCCCGAGAGCGCACTGTCGTACGCGTACGACATCGTCTGCAATGGCAACGAGCTGGGCGGCGGTTCCATCCGCATCCACCAGCGCGATGTTCAGGAGCGGGTGTTCGCTCTCATGGGGCTCGACGAGGAGCAGGCGCGGACCAAGTTCGGCTTCCTCCTCGATGCCTTCGCCTTCGGCGCCCCGCCCCACGGCGGCATTGCTCTCGGCTGGGACCGCATCGTCGCTCTTCTGACCGGCTCCGACTCGATTCGCGAGGTCATCGCCTTTCCGAAGACCGGCAACGGCTTCGACCCGCTCACGCAGGCTCCGGCGCCCATTACTGCGCAGCAGCGCAAGGACGCCGGCGTCGACGCGAAGCCGAAGGAGCGCGACGCAGAGTAG
- a CDS encoding Dabb family protein: MAIKHIVMWTLAGDDAAAKDEAAREIATRLEVLVDRIPGIQSLTVSRNAAFDDVNYDLALVSVHDDVAALKAYQVHPEHAEVASYIRTVVAQRASIDLEA; this comes from the coding sequence ATGGCAATCAAGCACATTGTGATGTGGACGCTCGCCGGAGATGATGCGGCGGCGAAAGACGAAGCCGCGCGCGAGATCGCCACGCGTCTCGAGGTGCTCGTCGATCGCATTCCCGGCATCCAGTCGCTCACTGTCTCGCGCAACGCGGCGTTCGATGACGTCAACTACGATCTTGCGCTCGTCTCGGTGCACGACGATGTCGCGGCACTCAAGGCGTACCAGGTGCACCCCGAGCACGCCGAGGTCGCGTCGTACATTCGCACGGTCGTCGCTCAACGCGCATCCATCGATCTCGAGGCGTAG
- a CDS encoding ABC transporter permease, translated as MTMVMRRTPRINPTMNTYRAGLRRGLISARIQLTTPSEIVGTVVMMVLLVVSLIFLSQGTFDEATVNLGAMGLPGVIAMGVLFGGVMGIVGVLSMDRTNGTLLRSKSVPGGTTGYLIGEITANLISTAISALLMLIVGLVLFDGLEFASPARWLLFAAVLVLGMVSTLSIGAVLGALVSNPKFMGFVMMPVVVLVGISGIFYPIVALPGWLQGIAQAFPLYWYGLGLRASLLPDAMASVEIDGSWRLEWVFIVLAAWAIVCLTVAPKLLGRMARRESGSTLAARRRDVQQQWGV; from the coding sequence ATGACGATGGTGATGCGGCGAACGCCGCGCATTAACCCGACGATGAACACGTATCGAGCTGGTTTGCGTCGTGGGCTGATCTCAGCGCGCATCCAACTGACCACACCGAGCGAGATCGTCGGAACCGTCGTGATGATGGTGCTGCTTGTCGTCTCGCTGATCTTTCTCTCGCAGGGGACGTTCGACGAAGCAACAGTGAACCTCGGCGCGATGGGCCTGCCGGGCGTCATCGCGATGGGTGTTCTGTTCGGTGGGGTCATGGGCATCGTCGGAGTTCTCTCGATGGATCGCACGAATGGCACCCTCCTGCGCTCAAAGTCGGTGCCTGGTGGGACGACGGGATATCTCATCGGAGAGATCACAGCCAATCTGATCTCGACGGCGATATCAGCGCTGCTCATGCTCATTGTGGGGCTGGTGCTTTTCGACGGCCTCGAGTTCGCATCGCCAGCGCGCTGGCTGTTGTTCGCTGCTGTGCTTGTGCTCGGGATGGTCTCGACGTTGTCGATCGGCGCGGTTCTCGGTGCGCTTGTCTCCAACCCGAAGTTCATGGGGTTTGTGATGATGCCCGTTGTTGTGCTCGTTGGCATCTCGGGAATCTTCTACCCGATCGTTGCACTTCCCGGGTGGTTGCAAGGCATCGCGCAGGCGTTCCCGCTGTACTGGTATGGTCTCGGTCTGCGTGCGTCACTCTTGCCTGATGCTATGGCGTCAGTCGAGATCGACGGCTCGTGGAGGCTCGAATGGGTATTCATCGTTCTTGCTGCCTGGGCGATCGTGTGCCTCACCGTTGCGCCGAAACTCCTTGGCCGCATGGCACGGCGTGAATCAGGATCGACGCTCGCCGCACGACGCCGGGATGTACAGCAGCAGTGGGGAGTGTAA
- a CDS encoding helix-turn-helix transcriptional regulator, with product MGETVHNRIAMLRAERRVSRRELADALGVHYQTIGYLERGEYSPSLYLALKIAAYFEVSVEVLFALEEFRRIG from the coding sequence GTGGGCGAGACGGTTCACAATCGCATCGCGATGCTTCGCGCCGAACGCCGAGTCTCCCGACGGGAACTCGCGGACGCGCTCGGAGTGCATTACCAGACGATCGGTTACCTTGAACGCGGTGAATACAGCCCCAGCCTGTATCTCGCGCTGAAGATTGCCGCGTACTTCGAGGTCTCGGTGGAAGTGCTCTTCGCCCTTGAGGAGTTTCGCCGCATTGGGTGA
- a CDS encoding histidine phosphatase family protein, whose translation MAASQIHLVRHGEVHNPSHVLYGRIPGFGLSDRGRSMAKAAADELAEHERPVSRVIASPLQRTQESAAPIAAAFDLPIENDSRLIEPSNYFEGMRMSSALRNPRNWYAVRNPRKPSWGEPFADIASRMRETIAEAWESTESGDIVLVSHQLPIWMAHSSILGIPLHHDPRKRRCSLSSITTLEYTGKRFVEVGYSEPALLLTAGAVDVGAV comes from the coding sequence GTGGCTGCCTCCCAGATCCACCTCGTCCGTCACGGCGAGGTGCACAATCCCTCGCACGTTCTGTACGGGCGCATTCCCGGATTCGGGCTCTCTGACCGCGGTCGCAGCATGGCGAAGGCGGCCGCAGACGAGCTCGCAGAGCACGAACGCCCCGTTTCTCGCGTGATCGCGTCACCGCTGCAGCGCACGCAGGAGTCGGCGGCGCCCATTGCCGCGGCATTCGACCTGCCGATCGAGAACGATTCGCGGCTCATCGAGCCGAGCAACTACTTCGAGGGAATGCGCATGAGCAGTGCGCTGCGCAATCCGCGCAATTGGTACGCGGTGCGCAACCCCCGCAAGCCGAGCTGGGGCGAGCCATTTGCCGACATTGCCTCCCGCATGCGCGAGACAATCGCCGAGGCATGGGAGTCCACCGAGTCGGGCGACATCGTGCTGGTGAGTCATCAGCTTCCGATCTGGATGGCCCATTCCAGCATCCTGGGCATTCCCCTTCATCATGACCCGCGCAAGCGCCGCTGCTCGCTGTCGAGCATCACGACTCTCGAATACACGGGGAAGCGCTTTGTCGAGGTTGGCTACTCTGAGCCAGCTCTGCTGCTGACCGCCGGTGCCGTCGACGTTGGTGCGGTATGA
- a CDS encoding cytochrome c biogenesis CcdA family protein codes for MNPGDIVISGQLLLAIPIAALAGLVSFASPCVLPLVPGYLAYVGGATTAQQGASAPARDRARLMIGVVLFIAGFSAIFTAYGFAFGGLGRWLVAYGPLITQILGAVVIVMGLIFIGQVTFMQRTFRPSWQPKTGLWGAPLLGIVFGIGWAPCVGPTLVAIQSLSFGSASPWRGALLSFVYCLGLGIPFIIMALGATWATKSVTFLRRHIRAINIVGGVLLIVIGLLMVTGIWTSLISMLAGVMPNFVPAI; via the coding sequence GTGAACCCCGGAGACATCGTCATCAGCGGCCAGCTGCTGCTCGCCATCCCCATCGCAGCGCTCGCCGGACTCGTCTCGTTCGCCTCGCCGTGCGTTCTGCCCCTGGTTCCGGGGTACCTCGCCTATGTGGGCGGCGCGACAACGGCGCAGCAGGGTGCTTCCGCCCCGGCCCGTGACCGCGCACGACTGATGATCGGCGTCGTTCTCTTCATCGCGGGGTTCTCTGCCATCTTCACCGCATACGGCTTCGCATTCGGCGGCCTCGGTCGCTGGCTCGTCGCCTATGGGCCGCTTATCACGCAGATTCTCGGCGCCGTCGTCATTGTCATGGGGCTCATCTTCATTGGCCAAGTCACGTTCATGCAGCGAACGTTTCGCCCGTCGTGGCAGCCCAAGACGGGGCTCTGGGGAGCGCCGCTTCTCGGCATTGTGTTCGGCATCGGCTGGGCACCGTGCGTTGGCCCGACGCTCGTGGCGATTCAGTCGCTCAGCTTCGGCTCGGCGTCGCCGTGGCGTGGAGCACTTCTCAGCTTCGTGTACTGCCTCGGCCTCGGCATCCCGTTCATCATCATGGCTCTCGGCGCCACCTGGGCAACGAAGAGCGTCACGTTCCTTCGCCGCCACATTCGCGCAATCAACATTGTGGGCGGCGTTCTGCTCATTGTCATCGGTCTGCTCATGGTCACCGGAATCTGGACGTCCCTGATCAGCATGCTCGCGGGGGTGATGCCGAACTTTGTCCCGGCCATCTGA
- a CDS encoding helix-turn-helix transcriptional regulator: MTPHDTVDSLGTFLQASRARITPEEAGLTLYGARRRVSGLRREELAMLAGVSSSYYTRLEQGQSLNASPQVLDAIASALRLNGAEREHLHRLAERSGRPVAAKRPKAERPDPRMLELLQSLGDVPALVLGRRTDVLAWNPLGHALLAGHLPEDAPDSPSTRPNMAALVFTDADTRALYADWRAKARAVVGNLRLTAGRHADDALLASLIGSLSMASDTFGSLWGDQRVQACATAVYALHHPLVGALDVTQQTLRSIDTPDQTLITHTSPVGSSSSEALALLAQIVGDRRRTDAADRQRMPRDGHAASR; this comes from the coding sequence ATGACCCCACACGACACAGTCGATTCGCTTGGCACGTTTCTTCAGGCGAGCCGAGCTCGGATTACGCCAGAGGAGGCCGGTCTCACTCTGTATGGCGCTCGGCGGCGCGTGAGCGGTCTGCGACGGGAAGAGCTCGCGATGCTCGCCGGCGTCAGCTCGTCGTACTACACGCGGCTCGAGCAAGGTCAATCGCTCAATGCGTCACCGCAGGTGCTCGATGCGATCGCATCGGCGCTTCGTCTCAATGGTGCTGAACGCGAGCATCTTCACCGGCTGGCGGAGCGCAGCGGGCGACCCGTCGCGGCGAAACGACCGAAAGCGGAGCGTCCCGACCCGCGGATGCTGGAGCTGCTGCAGTCGCTCGGCGATGTCCCCGCCCTTGTTCTCGGCCGTCGAACTGACGTGCTCGCCTGGAACCCGCTCGGTCATGCGCTTCTTGCGGGCCACCTGCCCGAAGACGCCCCAGATTCGCCGAGCACGCGTCCGAATATGGCCGCGCTGGTGTTCACGGACGCGGATACCCGGGCGCTCTACGCGGATTGGCGGGCAAAGGCCAGGGCGGTTGTCGGCAACCTTCGTCTCACGGCCGGGCGTCACGCAGACGATGCGCTGCTCGCCTCGCTGATCGGCAGCCTGAGCATGGCAAGCGACACCTTCGGCTCGCTCTGGGGCGACCAGCGAGTGCAGGCGTGTGCGACGGCCGTGTACGCGCTTCACCACCCCCTGGTCGGCGCTCTCGACGTCACGCAGCAGACTCTGCGTTCAATTGACACGCCGGATCAGACGCTCATCACGCACACATCTCCGGTGGGCTCGTCGTCGAGTGAGGCTCTTGCGCTGCTCGCGCAGATTGTGGGCGACCGCAGGCGCACCGATGCCGCCGATCGTCAGCGGATGCCGCGCGACGGGCACGCTGCATCCCGCTGA
- a CDS encoding helix-turn-helix domain-containing protein, translated as MANEFEDVRFLTVAEVADMMRVSKMTVYRMVHAGELPAIRFGRSFRVPESAIANAITQNVADTA; from the coding sequence GTGGCTAATGAATTTGAGGACGTACGGTTCCTCACGGTTGCCGAAGTCGCCGACATGATGCGGGTCTCCAAAATGACCGTTTACCGCATGGTTCACGCTGGAGAGCTGCCGGCGATTCGATTCGGGCGGTCCTTCCGTGTGCCCGAATCAGCCATCGCCAATGCGATCACTCAGAACGTCGCAGATACGGCGTGA
- a CDS encoding ArsR/SmtB family transcription factor produces the protein MADIFDVIADGTRRDILRVLLDRHSPDDSGNTQGTSVSEIVAQLGLSQPTVSKHLKVLREAGLVEVREEGQHRYYSLDSEPLEAIEDWLIPFLNVDFTEQDLKREIEAHLPEQARQVADAIGHVAAGTRKRVSSAVTAMGKRFGRSGE, from the coding sequence ATGGCCGACATCTTTGACGTTATCGCAGACGGCACGAGACGCGACATATTGCGCGTACTTCTCGACCGTCATTCCCCCGACGACAGCGGCAATACGCAGGGCACGAGCGTCTCTGAGATTGTCGCCCAGCTTGGCCTCAGCCAGCCGACGGTCTCGAAGCACCTGAAGGTGCTGCGCGAAGCGGGTCTTGTCGAGGTGCGCGAAGAGGGGCAGCATCGCTACTACTCGCTTGACAGCGAACCACTCGAGGCAATCGAGGACTGGCTCATTCCCTTTCTCAATGTCGACTTCACCGAGCAGGACCTCAAACGGGAGATCGAGGCCCATCTGCCGGAGCAGGCGCGTCAGGTCGCCGACGCGATCGGGCATGTGGCTGCGGGCACCCGCAAGCGGGTGTCCAGTGCCGTCACCGCGATGGGCAAACGCTTTGGGCGCTCTGGCGAGTAA
- a CDS encoding 30S ribosomal protein bS22, whose product MGSVIKKRRKRMAKKKHRKLLRKTRHQRRNKK is encoded by the coding sequence GTGGGTTCAGTTATCAAGAAGCGTCGCAAGCGCATGGCGAAGAAGAAGCACCGCAAACTACTTCGTAAGACGCGCCACCAGCGTCGCAACAAGAAGTAG